Sequence from the Marinobacter antarcticus genome:
CGGCCAGCTTGTCTCTTGGCTTTGAAGCACGACACGAAGGCGAGGAGAAAGCGGTTACCCGCCTGGTGCGTCGAAAACACCATGGCCCGTTAAGGGTTCAGCGGCCGTTCTACCCGGAAGGGCGACATGGCTGCTGCCACGTTTACCTGTTGCATCCGCCCGGTGGGCTGGTCAGTGGTGACGAGCTTCGCATTGAGGCCAGCGTCGGTGAGGGAGCCCATGTGCTGCTCACCACGCCAGCGGCAGCTAAACTCTATAAAGCCGACAGCCACGGCGTTGCCTGGGGCCAGCACACCCGTTTGCAGGTGGCAAAAAACGGCATCCTTGAATACCTGCCCCAGGAAACCCTCGCGTTTGACGGCTCCAGGGGCGAGCAGACCACCACCATCGAACTGGAAACCGGCGCCAAATGCATCGGCTGGGAAATCCTCGCCCTCGGCCGCCCGGCCAGCAAGCTGCCGTTCGTCTCCGGCCACTTGCAGCAGCGATTCAGCCTGCTGATGGATGGCCGCCCTTTATGGCTCGAACGCCAACTTATGGATCCCGCACATCCCCGGTTCAAAGGCCACTGGGGGCAGGGCGGTGCCACCGTACAGGCCACCCTCTGGGTGGTCGGCCTCGAAGACGAAGCCGCCGCCATTGAAGAACTCAGAGAAACCCTGCCCGCCAACCACCGCTGGGCCGTCACCCGCCGCCGTGGCGTAGTGCTGCTGCGTTATCTGGGGCAGGAAAGAAACGAAGCCTGGGCGTTATGCCAGCAAGCCTGGGAACTGCTCAGGCCAAGGCTTACCGGCCAGCCGGCCATGGTGCCTCGAATATGGCTGACCTGACCTTGGCAGTTGGAACAGGGCGGGAGGAACCGTTCGGGGCACGCTGTGAATACGTCCCTGTACGCTTGACAAAAACATCCATGTTTTTGACATCCCCGAACGGTTCCTCCCGCCCTGTTCACAAGACTTGGGTGCGGGCCTGTAGCGAAACAAACAGTTAGTGAGACGGAGAACAAGATGGAACTGACACCAAGAGACAAAGACAAGCTGCTGCTGTTCACGGCGGCACTGCTAGCCGAACGCCGTAAAGCCAAAGGCCTGAAACTGAATTATCCCGAAGCCATCGCCCTTATCAGCGCTGAAATCATGGAAGGCGCCAGAGCCGGCCAATCCGTCGCGGAGCTGATGAGCAGCGGCGCAGAAATTCTGACCCGCGCCGACGTGATGGACGGCATCGCCGACATGATCCCGGAAGTGCAGGTAGAAGCCACCTTCCCGGACGGCACCAAACTCGTCACCGTTCACAACCCCATCGTGTAAGGAGCGCGCCATGATTCCCGGAGAGTACCAACTTAAAGACGGCGAAATAGAACTCTGCGCTGGCCGCGAACGCATCATTGTTGACGTCGCCAACACCGGAGACCGCCCGATACAGATCGGCTCTCACTATCATTTCGCCGAGGCGAATCCAGCGTTGGATTTTGATCGACCGAAAGCTAAAGGCTACCGCCTGGACGTAGCCGCCGGCACCGCCATTCGTTTTGAGCCGGGCCAGGTCCGCCAAGTCACCCTGATTCCGTTCAGCGGCAGTCGGGAGATTTATGGCTTTAGAGCCGAAGTCATGGGCAGTTTGGACGCCACGAAATGATTCCGGGAGAGCGAGTGGGAATAACTTTCCAAAACTGTGCGGAGCCATGGATGGCGGAGCCCAAGCGTCACATGGATGTGCCGCAAGGAGCGTGTTTTGGAAAGTCATTCCCACTTGCTCCTGCACCCAAGCCAACAAATGAGGGATAGCATGAAAATCACAAGGCAAGCCTACGCCGACATGTACGGCCCCACCGTGGGCGATCGCGTGCGGCTCGGCGATACCGAACTGTGGATTGAGGTCGAGAAAGATCACACCCATTACGGCGACGAAGTAAAATTCGGCGGCGGAAAAGTCATCCGCGATGGCATGGGCCAAAGCCAGCGCGCCGACGACACCGTGATGGACACCGTTATCACCAATGCATTGATTCTGGACTGGTGGGGCATCGTTAAAGCCGACGTTGGCCTGCAAAACGGCCGCATCGCCGCCATCGGCAAAGCCGGCAACCCCGACACCCAGCCAGACGTCACCATCGTGATCGGCCCCGGCACCGAAATCATCGCCGGCGAAGGCAAAATTCTCACCGCCGGTGGCATCGATTCCCACATTCACTTCATCTGCCCGCAGCAGATTGAAGAAGCGCTCATGAGCGGCATTACCACCATGCTCGGCGGCGGCACCGGCCCGGCCACCGGCACCAACGCCACCACCTGCACACCCGGTGCCTGGCACATGGGCAAAATGCTGCAGGCTGTCGACAGCCAGCCCATGAACATAGGCTTCCTGGGCAAAGGCAACACCAGCCTGCCGGAAGCCCTGGAATTGCAGATAAAAGCCGGCGCCATGGGCCTGAAACTGCACGAAGACTGGGGCACCACCCCGGCCAGCATCGACAACTGCCTCACCGTGGCCGACAAATACGACGTACAGGTCGCCATTCACACCGACACCCTGAACGAATCCGGCTTTGTGGAAGATACCCTGGCCGCGTTCAAAGAGCGCTGCATCCACACCTACCACACCGAAGGCGCCGGCGGCGGCCACGCGCCGGACATCATTACCGCCTGCTCCAAACCCTACGTGCTGCCGTCGTCTACCAACCCCACACGGCCCTACACCGTGAACACCATCGACGAACACCTCGACATGCTGATGGTGTGCCACCACCTGGACCCGAATATTCCCGAAGACGTCGCCTTCGCGGATTCGCGCATTCGCCGCGAGACCATCGCAGCGGAAGACATCCTGCACGACCTGGGCGTGATCTCGATGATCGCCTCCGATTCCCAGGCCATGGGGCGGGTGGGCGAAGTGGTGTGCCGCACCTGGCAAACCGCCCACAAGATGAAAGTTCAGCGCGGCCTGCTGCCGCAAGATGAAAGCCTGGGCGCCGACAACTTCCGCGCCAAACGCTACATCGCCAAGTACACCATCAACCCCGCCATCACCCACGGCATTGGCCACGAAGTGGGCTCGGTAGAAGTGGGCAAGCTGGCCGACCTGGTGCTGTGGAACCCGGCGTTTTTCGGCGTAAAGCCTGCCCTCATTGTGAAGGGCGGCATGATTGCCGCTGCGCCCATGGGCGATCCCAATGCCTCCATCCCCACGCCCCAGCCCGTGCATTACCGGCTTATGTTTGGTGCCTTCGGCAAAGCCGCCAGTGCCACGCGCCTGACGTTCGTAAGCCAGGCCGCGCTGGATGCGGGCATTGGCAAAGAACTGGGCCTGGACAGCCCGCTGGCGGCCTGCAAGAACGTACGGCAGGTGCGCAAGAGCGACATGAAACTGAACGACGCCTGCCCGCACATCACCGTAGACCCGCAAACCTACGAAGTGCACGCAGACGGCGAACTGCTTACCTGCGAGCCGGCCTCTGAACTGCCGCTGGCTCAGCGTTACCACTTGTTCTGAGCCGGAAACCGGAGAACCTTATGTTGGAACTGATTAAACGCATCACCAACGTGGATACCACTGAAATCCACGACAACCTGACGTTGCCCTACGAACTGCGCATGCGGGGCCGGCTGAGAACCACCACGGAAACCAGCCAGGACGTTGGCCTGTTCCTGGATCGCGGCCCGGTGCTGCGAGACGGCGACCTGCTGGAAGCCAGAACCGGCGAGATCATCCGCATCCGCGCAGCGGAAGAACCGGTGGTGACCGCCTACGTAAAAGCCGGTCTGCCGCTGGCACGCCTGTGTTATCACCTCGGCAATCGCCACGTCTCCCTCGCCATCGGTGAGAATGACCAGGGCGGCTGGGTTCGCTTTCCGCCAGACCATGTGCTGGAGGAACTGGCCGAGCACCTGGGCGCGGTGATTATTCGCCACACAGCGCCGTTTGATCCCGAACCAGGCGCCTATGCCCAGGCCGGGCAGGCATCTGGCGACCACGGCCACGGGCATCACCATGATCACGCCCATTAACAACGATGCAGCCATAGCCAGCGACCTGGCCTTACTGGGCCTGATGCAACTGGTCAGCCCCGCGCTGCCCATCGGGGCTTTCGCCTGGTCGCAAGGGCTGGAAAGTGCCTTTGAGCTGGGTTGGGTGAATGACGAAACAGACTTGCAGGGATGGCTGGAAGGCGTACTTGAAGATGGCCTGAGCCGCTGCGAATTGCCTTTGCTGGTGCGCTTGCAAACAGCCTGGGCTGCAAAGGATGCGCAAGCCATTGCACAGTGGAACGACTGGCTGCACACCACCCGGGAAACCGCCGAACTGAGTGATGAAGACACCCGCCTCGGCGCAGCGTTAGTCACCCTGCTGCGCAACCTGGGCCTGCTGCCGGATGCGAACCTGATTCCCAGCGAACCCGGTTACATCACCATGTTCGCCTGGGTGGCCCATCACCGGAATGTACCCGAGCGCCAGACCCTGCTCGGCTTCGCCTGGGCCTGGCTGGAAAACCAGCTGGCGGTTGCCTGCAAAGCGCTGCCCCTTGGCCACACCGCCGCCCAGCGCGTGACCGAACACATGCGCCCCTTATTGGTAACCGCTGTAGAGATTGCCCTGCAGCGGGATGACGAAGAGCTTGGGCCCATTCTGCCCGGCCTGGCCCTCGGCAGCGCCTTACACGAAACCCAGTATTCGCGGCTTTTCAGAAGCTGAAAAACAAACACTGATTACAAGAGAAACGGAGAACACGCCATGAAACATTGTTTGAGAGTTGGAGTCGGCGGCCCGGTAGGCTCCGGCAAAACCGCATTGCTGCGCCAGCTTTGCAAGGCCCTGAAAGACCACTACGACATCGCCGTAGTGACCAACGACATCTACACAAGAGAAGACGCCGACTTCCTGCTCAAACACGACGCCCTGCCAGCCGACCGCATCCTCGGCGTGGAAACCGGCGGCTGCCCGCACACCGCCATCCGCGAAGATGCCTCCATGAACCTGGCAGCCATCGACGACCTGCAAAGCCGACACCCGAACCTGGAACTGGTACTAGTGGAATCCGGTGGCGACAACCTGTCGGCCACCTTCAGCCCGGAACTGTCTGATCTCACTCTTTATGTGATCGACGTGTCCGCCGGCGACAAAATTCCCCGCAAAGGCGGCCCCGGCATCACCAAATCCGATCTGCTGATCATCAACAAGATCGACATTGCCGAGTACGTGCACGCCTCGCTGGAGGTAATGGAGCGGGATTCCAAAAAGATGCGCGGCGAGCGGCCGTTTGTGTTTGCCAACCTTTACGACGGGGTAGGGCTGGAGACCATTATCAGCTTTATTCTCGAAAGGGGCATGCTCCCGGAAAGACGTCCGGAAAAACTGGCTGAGACCGCCTAAGCTAAAACAGATACCAACTCTGAACCATTAAGACCACGGACCAGACTGAGGACACACACCATGAATACATTCACCCGACTACTGATAGCCACCGGCCTGATGGTTACCGCTACCACCGCCTCCGCCCACGCCGGCCATGACGCTGGCACCGGTTTCACCAGTGGCCTGCTGCACCCCATGCTGGGCCTGGACCATCTGCTGGCCATGGCCGCAATCGGCTTCTGGAGCGTGCGCCAATCCGCCACACTTAAAAACAGCACACCACTGTTCGTGATCGGCGGAATGATCCTCGGCGCCGGTCTCGCCTGGGGCGGCATGAGCCTGCCCGGCGTGGAAACCGGTATTGCCTTTTCGGTGCTGCTGGCGGGCATTCTGATTGCCACCATGGCCAAATTGCCGACCGCTGTGGGTGGTTTACTGGTTGGGGCATTTATGGTGTTTCATGGCTTTGTGCATGGTACGGAAATGCCGGCTGGCGCTGCACTGGCGGCCTACCTGGCTGGGTTCTCCATTGCGACGTTGGCGCTTACGTTTGTCGGCCGGGGGCTTGGTGCTTTGATGCAGAAAACGGATAACCGGTTTGGGCGAGTGCTGGGTGGTGTGGTTGCCGCAACCGGAGCTTTTCTGGCCGCCGCGTAATGACTTTCGGCTAGAAAACAGAGTTAAAAGAGAAAGCTGTGCGGGATGACCGCACAGCTTTTTTTTGTGACATAAAGATATGTATTTTTGTAATAGGGGCAGACAGAATGTGCTGAGATGGTCTACCTTAGGTAGCTAAATACTACGGAAGCACCAACTGTTATGGATAACGGCCGATGGACACCCCAGTACTGACACCGCATTTTTTCGATCTCTCGTATTTCATACCGCTCATTCTGCTGGCAATTACCCTATGCGCTCGCCACTTCAACGGCGATCCGGAATGCTTGATCGTTAGGGTTGCTGCGAGTCTCTTTTTCGGTAATAACGAAGGGCGCTATCTAACCACAGTTACATTCTCTAGGAGAACTCATGGATAAATTGAAGCGATACGAACTAATCAATCAGCTACTTATTTTGGAAAAGCTTTATCCAGAGGATGCTGACTATTACTCAAAGAATAGAAAAGCGCTTGAGAATGGATATGAACTTCACTACTCCTGGCTGACAGAGAGCATTAGCGATGGCCTGTCTGAAGAGCAGTGCAAGGAAGTGCTCGATATTCTCGACATGTACAGATCTATTACGTTCTCTTGGCAAAGATTGCATGATGGTCAAGAAATACCTGATAAGCTGAAATTCCAAGGGTTTGATGGTAACTACGAAACAGAGCTAATGGGGTATGTGCAGTATTTCGTAATCGAGCTAGCGAGATTTGATGAGTTAACGTATGGAAAAGAGCACCCTTATTTTAATAGCCACGGCCCGATGCTTGAGAACTACCGAAGAATGCTTGCTGTATGGAAGGAATATGGTTTTGATTTAACAGAAGATGAAATCGCCTCGGTCATGGAGGCGTAAATGGAAGTTGCAATGGCTGTACTATCCGTTGTCGGAACTCTTGCTTCTTTTTACGGTGCGTGGATCGCTTGGAATCAAGCAGGAATATCAAAGTCTGCAGCAAATCTAGCCGGAAGGATTAAAGAGCAACTGATAAATCACCGGAGAACCTCTGAACTTTCTGAGTTGCAGGTGTATATAGATTCAACAAAGAGAACATTTTTAAAGTATGGCTCGGCTAAGCCATCAAGTCTTACCGGTACAAATCACAATACCGATGCCGAAGTTGCTTTGGAGTTTATTCACAAGCTTAAGTCGCTGCGGGATTATTTTTCTGCTCCAGATGGGAACGCTGCAGATGATGCTTTTGATGAGATTAATATAGACCTTGGCAGGTTAAAATCAGCTAGAAGCTCAAAGGATATCTCAGATATTGGCGAGTCTATTTTAAACAAAGTAGTAATGTTTTCCCCGATACTCAAAAAAGAGCTTACTGAGCAAAAGGAGAGCTCCGTTGAGTGAATGTAACAAGGCACTGATATCAGGAAAATTTTACGCTGCGTTCTAAATTTTCCGCAGAGCGCGGCGTTATACATAAGCTTCAACATAAATTGATCACTATTATTAAAAGAAGGAAAAAATATGGCTGACTCTCATCCGTACATATCAGGACCAGGAAATATTGCGCAGATGGTGATGCAGCTGCGTAATGCGTTCCCCCCGGTGGTTACGTCTGACACAGTTAAGAGATTGGGGCTTGCCTCAAATAACGAAAGCTATGTGATTAATGCGCTTCAGTTTGTTGCTGTACTAGACTCTGACGGAAAGAAAACGGAGAAGGCCGCTGAGGTATTTTCGCATCATAAAGATGAAGAGTTTTCTAAATCCTTTAGGGATTTAGTTTCCAATGCGTACTCGGATCTCTTCGATTTGCATGGAGAAAAGGCATGGACGCTTGATGATGATGCCCTCATAACCTTTTTCCGACGGGCTGATCAAACTAGTGTAACGATAGGGAAGAGGCAGGCGGGAACATTCAAAATTTTTTCGGCATTGTCTGGCTTTGGTGAGATTCCTACGCCACGAGGTCAAAAATCAAAAGAAAAGAACGGTGCTAAAACAAAAACAGCTCCAAAGAAGCAACCGAGTAAGTCATCTACAGAAGCTGTTGATTACAAATCTATTAGTTCTGAAAACAATAGTTCGAGCAAGAAAGTCAACCGAGATTTTGGCTTAAGCGTGAGAATAGAAATCAATTTACCGGCTGATGGGTCGAGAGAGACTTATGACAATATTTTTAAAAGCATCAAGGAAAATCTTTTGAATGAGTGATTCATTCGGGCGATTTGAATCAATAGCTCGCAGGGCTTTTAATTATACATCATCAGACACATCAGAAGAATTAGATGGGGTCCATCCTTTTGATGAAAGGAATATGCATCCTGGTATTGTCGATATTTCTCAGAAACTTTTTGATGATGCGCATTACGCCCAAGCGACGTTTGAGGCTTACAAGCTGGTTGACAAAAAGGTGGCTACGCTTTCTAAGTTGTCTGAATCTGGGGTTAAACTGATGATGCAAGCTTTCAGTGAAAAGTCGCCACGCATCAAGCTTACCCCTTTGTCGAGCACGAGTGAAAAGGATGAACAAGAGGGGTACAGGTTTATTTTTTCAGGTAGCGTAATGGCTATAAGGAACCCTAGGGGGCATGAACCAAACATGAAGGAAACGCCAACAGAGTGCCTAGATCATCTAAGCCTGGCATCTATGTTGTTGAGGAGGCTGGAGAAGGTGTCTGATGTATAACACATATGAGCCTTCTCGGAATCAATAGGCAATAGTGATTTTTTAGAAAGCCGGTACAGATTTATTGTCCAGTTTCCGCATTGTTCCTAACAGGCCATCAATTGCCGGCGCCGGCCTTAGTGAATTTTTAGCAGTGCATCTTCAATGTCGCTGCTGTCTTCTGGGCGCACGACCCGCGCTATTTCTTCACCATCCTTCAAAAAAATCAGGGTCGGCCAGAGCTTAACGCTAAACGTCCGCCCCAATCTTCGGCCTTTGCCATCCTCAACCTTCACATGCGGAACGTCTGGGTGATTGTCAAACGGAAAACCGGGACAGATCTATTTTCTCGGCTTCTCTGATGGCCCAGCGCTAAAATGAGTCATCACCAACCTTCACCGTGCGTCGGTTAATATCGGCGTCCAGCGCAGAAAGGATTCTGTGAAAAATAGATCTGTCCCGGTTTTTACGGTTTTCATTAACCTTGGTTTATTTCGGACTATAAAATCTTGGGCTCGGTGAGTTTCGTGTTTTCCTCCAGGCGCAGGGATTTAAATCGGTCATGTTCATAAGGATTTAACGGTGCAGAACGTCAGCTCAGAAGAGGTCTTGTCGGAATTGATCCAGTCGAGCCCTGCGGTGTTGCTCTTGTATGGGGGAGCGAGTTGTGGTGTCTGTCAGTCTATCAAGCCCCGCCTGGAGGCGCTTGCCCGCGAGGAATTTCCAAACCTGGTCACCGCTTACATCGATTGCCAGGGCGCCGCTACCCCGTTATGTGCCGCTCGCGGTATTTTTTCTCTGCCTGTTGTTCAGCTTTGGTTTAATGAACAAAAACCGGGACAGATTTATTTCCTGATGGCTTCCCGGCTGGTTCTGCAAAGTGCAGGCGTTGTAAGTATCGAAGAAAACCGGGACAGATTTATTTTCCAGTTTCCGTATTGTTCCTGGCAGGCCAGCAATTGCCGGCGCTGGCCTTAGTGAATTTTTAGCAGTGCATCTTCGATGTCGCTGCTGCCTTCTGGGCGGACGACCCGCGCTATTTCTTTACTATCCTTCAAAAAAATCAGGGTCGGCCAGAGCTTAACGCCAAACGTCCGCCCCAATCTGCGGCCTTTGCCATCCTCAACCTTCACATGCGGAACGTCTGGGTGATTGTCCATTGCCGCCTTGATGTCTGCCTGAGCACCCTGGCAGATCCCGCACCAGTTGGTGCCGAATTCGATCACCTTTGGGCCCGTGCTCTGGTCCAGCTCATCACGGCTCAGGGTTTCGGGTGTATATCGGCTGGTGTACGACATGGTGTCTCCTTGTTGGGTTATCCAACTGGAAAATAAATCTGTCCCGGTTTTCTGGATGCTGTTTTATCCTCGGTTGTCTTACTCATTGCCAATGTCACCTGATCACCCTCTGAAACCGCTTTGACACGGTCTTTAGAACAATACCCTAGCCTGAGGTGTTTTGCGCCCCGGCTTTCTAATGTGGGCCGTCTTGTTGCGCTGGATGATGCTGTGTTCTGGCATCGACGTACCTATTTAGGTACACTGATTTTCGCCAAGGAAGGGATTGTATGACAAGGAAAACGGTTAACGTCGTATTTTACAGAACCGCCAATGGTCGAGAACCGGTCAAAGAGTGGTTGCTGAAGCTGAATAAGGATGATCGTTCAGTGATCGGGACTGACCTGAAGACGGTGGAGTATGGTTGGCCACTGGGCATGCCTTTGGTCAGAGGGTTTTCTGGCAAGGCCAACTCGGACTTGTGGGAAGCCCGCAGTGATCTATCAGGCGGTCGGATTGCACGAGTCATATTCACGATGTTTCACGGCGATATGGTGTTGTTAAACGGCTTTATAAAGAAGACTCAGAAAACACCAGATCAAGAGTTGGCAAAGGCGAGAGATCGAAAGAAGGATCTTGTCTGAATGGGAGCAAGAAAATGACAAAGCACAAACACGTTGGCAGCTCTCTCGATGATCTGCTTGAATCTGACGGCACACTTGAGCAAGTAGAAGCTGAGGCGCTGAAGCGGGTAATCGTCTGGCAGATTCAGCAGGCTATGGGGCAGACGGGTGTGAACAAGTCTCAACTTGCCCAGAAAATGCATACCAGCCGTACAGTGGTTAACCGCCTTCTTGATGAGAAGGACACTGGTGTAACCATCACAACGCTCGTCAAAGCCGG
This genomic interval carries:
- a CDS encoding TIGR02391 family protein, with product MSDSFGRFESIARRAFNYTSSDTSEELDGVHPFDERNMHPGIVDISQKLFDDAHYAQATFEAYKLVDKKVATLSKLSESGVKLMMQAFSEKSPRIKLTPLSSTSEKDEQEGYRFIFSGSVMAIRNPRGHEPNMKETPTECLDHLSLASMLLRRLEKVSDV
- a CDS encoding urease accessory protein UreF codes for the protein MITPINNDAAIASDLALLGLMQLVSPALPIGAFAWSQGLESAFELGWVNDETDLQGWLEGVLEDGLSRCELPLLVRLQTAWAAKDAQAIAQWNDWLHTTRETAELSDEDTRLGAALVTLLRNLGLLPDANLIPSEPGYITMFAWVAHHRNVPERQTLLGFAWAWLENQLAVACKALPLGHTAAQRVTEHMRPLLVTAVEIALQRDDEELGPILPGLALGSALHETQYSRLFRS
- the ureC gene encoding urease subunit alpha yields the protein MKITRQAYADMYGPTVGDRVRLGDTELWIEVEKDHTHYGDEVKFGGGKVIRDGMGQSQRADDTVMDTVITNALILDWWGIVKADVGLQNGRIAAIGKAGNPDTQPDVTIVIGPGTEIIAGEGKILTAGGIDSHIHFICPQQIEEALMSGITTMLGGGTGPATGTNATTCTPGAWHMGKMLQAVDSQPMNIGFLGKGNTSLPEALELQIKAGAMGLKLHEDWGTTPASIDNCLTVADKYDVQVAIHTDTLNESGFVEDTLAAFKERCIHTYHTEGAGGGHAPDIITACSKPYVLPSSTNPTRPYTVNTIDEHLDMLMVCHHLDPNIPEDVAFADSRIRRETIAAEDILHDLGVISMIASDSQAMGRVGEVVCRTWQTAHKMKVQRGLLPQDESLGADNFRAKRYIAKYTINPAITHGIGHEVGSVEVGKLADLVLWNPAFFGVKPALIVKGGMIAAAPMGDPNASIPTPQPVHYRLMFGAFGKAASATRLTFVSQAALDAGIGKELGLDSPLAACKNVRQVRKSDMKLNDACPHITVDPQTYEVHADGELLTCEPASELPLAQRYHLF
- a CDS encoding thioredoxin family protein, translating into MQNVSSEEVLSELIQSSPAVLLLYGGASCGVCQSIKPRLEALAREEFPNLVTAYIDCQGAATPLCAARGIFSLPVVQLWFNEQKPGQIYFLMASRLVLQSAGVVSIEENRDRFIFQFPYCSWQASNCRRWP
- a CDS encoding urease accessory protein UreD; its protein translation is MTVFQRVEPLHQPEPLHQPGQDSGHRFDSERRWAASLSLGFEARHEGEEKAVTRLVRRKHHGPLRVQRPFYPEGRHGCCHVYLLHPPGGLVSGDELRIEASVGEGAHVLLTTPAAAKLYKADSHGVAWGQHTRLQVAKNGILEYLPQETLAFDGSRGEQTTTIELETGAKCIGWEILALGRPASKLPFVSGHLQQRFSLLMDGRPLWLERQLMDPAHPRFKGHWGQGGATVQATLWVVGLEDEAAAIEELRETLPANHRWAVTRRRGVVLLRYLGQERNEAWALCQQAWELLRPRLTGQPAMVPRIWLT
- the ureE gene encoding urease accessory protein UreE — translated: MLELIKRITNVDTTEIHDNLTLPYELRMRGRLRTTTETSQDVGLFLDRGPVLRDGDLLEARTGEIIRIRAAEEPVVTAYVKAGLPLARLCYHLGNRHVSLAIGENDQGGWVRFPPDHVLEELAEHLGAVIIRHTAPFDPEPGAYAQAGQASGDHGHGHHHDHAH
- a CDS encoding urease subunit beta, encoding MIPGEYQLKDGEIELCAGRERIIVDVANTGDRPIQIGSHYHFAEANPALDFDRPKAKGYRLDVAAGTAIRFEPGQVRQVTLIPFSGSREIYGFRAEVMGSLDATK
- a CDS encoding helix-turn-helix domain-containing protein; protein product: MTKHKHVGSSLDDLLESDGTLEQVEAEALKRVIVWQIQQAMGQTGVNKSQLAQKMHTSRTVVNRLLDEKDTGVTITTLVKAGRALGMTWTLQAGEDNGSPRAA
- a CDS encoding DUF5343 domain-containing protein; translation: MADSHPYISGPGNIAQMVMQLRNAFPPVVTSDTVKRLGLASNNESYVINALQFVAVLDSDGKKTEKAAEVFSHHKDEEFSKSFRDLVSNAYSDLFDLHGEKAWTLDDDALITFFRRADQTSVTIGKRQAGTFKIFSALSGFGEIPTPRGQKSKEKNGAKTKTAPKKQPSKSSTEAVDYKSISSENNSSSKKVNRDFGLSVRIEINLPADGSRETYDNIFKSIKENLLNE
- a CDS encoding YfbU family protein — encoded protein: MDKLKRYELINQLLILEKLYPEDADYYSKNRKALENGYELHYSWLTESISDGLSEEQCKEVLDILDMYRSITFSWQRLHDGQEIPDKLKFQGFDGNYETELMGYVQYFVIELARFDELTYGKEHPYFNSHGPMLENYRRMLAVWKEYGFDLTEDEIASVMEA
- the ureA gene encoding urease subunit gamma, producing the protein MELTPRDKDKLLLFTAALLAERRKAKGLKLNYPEAIALISAEIMEGARAGQSVAELMSSGAEILTRADVMDGIADMIPEVQVEATFPDGTKLVTVHNPIV
- a CDS encoding HupE/UreJ family protein — encoded protein: MNTFTRLLIATGLMVTATTASAHAGHDAGTGFTSGLLHPMLGLDHLLAMAAIGFWSVRQSATLKNSTPLFVIGGMILGAGLAWGGMSLPGVETGIAFSVLLAGILIATMAKLPTAVGGLLVGAFMVFHGFVHGTEMPAGAALAAYLAGFSIATLALTFVGRGLGALMQKTDNRFGRVLGGVVAATGAFLAAA
- a CDS encoding type II toxin-antitoxin system RelE/ParE family toxin, whose translation is MTRKTVNVVFYRTANGREPVKEWLLKLNKDDRSVIGTDLKTVEYGWPLGMPLVRGFSGKANSDLWEARSDLSGGRIARVIFTMFHGDMVLLNGFIKKTQKTPDQELAKARDRKKDLV
- a CDS encoding thioredoxin family protein; the protein is MSYTSRYTPETLSRDELDQSTGPKVIEFGTNWCGICQGAQADIKAAMDNHPDVPHVKVEDGKGRRLGRTFGVKLWPTLIFLKDSKEIARVVRPEGSSDIEDALLKIH
- the ureG gene encoding urease accessory protein UreG, translating into MKHCLRVGVGGPVGSGKTALLRQLCKALKDHYDIAVVTNDIYTREDADFLLKHDALPADRILGVETGGCPHTAIREDASMNLAAIDDLQSRHPNLELVLVESGGDNLSATFSPELSDLTLYVIDVSAGDKIPRKGGPGITKSDLLIINKIDIAEYVHASLEVMERDSKKMRGERPFVFANLYDGVGLETIISFILERGMLPERRPEKLAETA